From one Streptomyces mobaraensis genomic stretch:
- a CDS encoding helix-turn-helix domain-containing protein: MTITATPTVPQVGELLRSWRNRRRISQLELALRADSSARHISFIETGRSRPSEEMVLRLADHLDIPVRERNTLLMAAGYAPRYPERSLDDPALSDMRANLDVLLRGYEPFPALVVDGTYQVLAANRGVAMLLEGVAEELLAPPLNAMRLTLHPRGMAPRIRNFPEWRCHLLHQMDRQLSLMRSAPLRALYDEVVAYPLPDPCGEERASDRCAPYALPMLIDHDGRTLSFVSAIATFNTPLDVTVSELALETFLPADAETAAYLRGLTP, translated from the coding sequence ATGACGATTACTGCGACCCCGACGGTCCCGCAAGTGGGCGAGCTGCTGCGCTCCTGGCGGAACCGCCGTCGGATCAGCCAGCTGGAACTGGCCCTGCGCGCCGACTCCTCGGCCCGGCACATCAGCTTCATCGAGACGGGCCGGTCGCGGCCGAGCGAGGAGATGGTGCTGCGCCTCGCCGACCACCTGGACATACCCGTCCGGGAGCGGAACACCCTGCTGATGGCGGCGGGTTACGCCCCGCGCTACCCCGAGCGGTCGCTGGACGACCCGGCGCTGAGCGACATGCGCGCGAACCTCGACGTCCTGCTGCGCGGCTACGAGCCGTTCCCCGCGCTCGTCGTCGACGGCACGTACCAGGTGCTGGCGGCCAACCGGGGCGTCGCCATGCTGCTGGAGGGCGTCGCGGAGGAGCTGCTCGCCCCTCCGCTGAACGCCATGCGCCTGACCCTGCACCCCCGTGGCATGGCCCCGCGCATCCGCAACTTCCCCGAGTGGCGATGTCATCTGCTGCATCAGATGGACCGCCAGCTCTCCCTGATGCGGTCCGCGCCGCTGCGCGCCCTGTACGACGAGGTGGTGGCCTACCCGCTGCCGGACCCCTGCGGCGAGGAGCGGGCGAGCGACCGGTGCGCGCCCTACGCGCTGCCGATGCTGATCGACCATGACGGCCGGACGCTGTCGTTCGTCTCCGCCATCGCCACCTTCAACACTCCGCTGGACGTGACCGTCTCCGAGCTGGCGCTGGAGACCTTCCTCCCCGCCGACGCGGAGACGGCCGCGTACCTGCGGGGGCTCACACCGTAG
- a CDS encoding nuclear transport factor 2 family protein gives MSVYETAVARYLAAWNADAESRAAAVAAAWTEDGSYTDPLADVTGHDGIAAVITAAHERFPGFEFRPAGAVDGHHNTVRFGWELVSTADGSAPVAGFDVAVLTEDGRISGVLGFLDRVPATV, from the coding sequence ATGTCCGTGTACGAGACCGCCGTCGCCCGCTACCTCGCCGCCTGGAACGCCGACGCGGAGTCCCGCGCCGCGGCCGTCGCCGCCGCCTGGACCGAGGACGGCTCCTACACCGACCCGCTGGCCGACGTCACCGGGCACGACGGGATCGCCGCCGTGATCACCGCCGCGCACGAGCGGTTCCCCGGCTTCGAGTTCCGGCCGGCCGGTGCCGTGGACGGGCACCACAACACCGTCCGGTTCGGCTGGGAGCTGGTCTCCACCGCCGACGGGTCCGCGCCCGTCGCCGGCTTCGACGTGGCCGTGCTCACCGAGGACGGCCGCATCAGCGGCGTCCTCGGCTTCCTCGACCGGGTCCCGGCTACGGTGTGA
- a CDS encoding response regulator, whose amino-acid sequence MAATVSRSDILDDTPGITVAAEAADGAEALERARAHRIDVALMDVRMPRVDGIEATRRLRALPDPPQVVVFTTFDLDRYVYDALAAGASGFLLKDTEPDEIVRAVRVVAAGQAMLHPHAARRLIDRYHDTARPSGRAARARVERLTPRETDVLALLAGGASNAGIAAALGMRESTVKAHVSRILAALEVDNRVQAALCARDAGIGTG is encoded by the coding sequence ATCGCCGCGACCGTCTCCCGATCCGACATCCTCGACGACACCCCCGGCATCACCGTCGCCGCCGAGGCCGCCGACGGTGCGGAAGCCCTCGAACGGGCCCGTGCCCACCGGATCGACGTGGCCCTCATGGACGTGCGGATGCCCCGCGTGGACGGCATCGAGGCCACCCGGCGGCTCCGCGCCCTGCCGGACCCGCCGCAGGTCGTCGTGTTCACCACCTTCGACCTCGACCGGTACGTGTACGACGCGCTGGCCGCCGGCGCGTCCGGGTTCCTGCTCAAGGACACCGAACCCGACGAGATCGTCCGCGCCGTACGGGTCGTCGCCGCGGGCCAGGCCATGCTCCACCCGCACGCGGCCCGCCGCCTCATCGACCGCTACCACGACACGGCCCGCCCCTCCGGCCGCGCCGCCCGGGCCCGCGTGGAGCGGCTCACGCCCCGCGAGACCGACGTCCTCGCGCTGCTCGCCGGCGGCGCGTCCAACGCTGGGATCGCCGCCGCGCTGGGGATGCGGGAGAGCACGGTGAAGGCGCACGTCAGCCGGATCCTGGCGGCGCTGGAGGTGGACAACCGGGTGCAGGCCGCGCTGTGCGCGCGGGACGCCGGGATCGGGACCGGCTGA